A genomic stretch from Lathyrus oleraceus cultivar Zhongwan6 chromosome 2, CAAS_Psat_ZW6_1.0, whole genome shotgun sequence includes:
- the LOC127120107 gene encoding uncharacterized protein LOC127120107 isoform X5 — MLLLCFEEGNRASCLWERERILGLSFLLFPASRFYCFHFYLGKGSFHACSLFEASKDSFVCYRILLIMKMIKLRSACFMIPSTHLCLLKIFPPKAFGCRKSRGQSWELKIVILWLDYK, encoded by the exons ATGTTACTCTTATGCTTTGAAGAAGGAAACCGAGCAAGTTGTCTTTGGGAAAGGGAAAGGATTCTAGGTCTCTCGTTTTTACTGTTTCCAGCTTCTCGTTTTTACTGTTTCCATTTCTATTTGGGAAAGGGAAGCTTCCATGCATGTTCTCTCTTTGAAGCAAGCAAG GATTCTTTTGTATGCTACAGGAttcttttgatcatgaaaatG ATTAAGCTTCGGTCAGCGTGCTTCATGATTCCATCAACACATCTTTGTCTCCTAAAGATTTTTCCACCGAAAGCCTTCGGATGTAGAAAAAGTAGGGGTCAAAGCTGGGAGTTGAAGATTGTCATTTTGTGGCTGGATTATAA GTGA
- the LOC127120107 gene encoding uncharacterized protein LOC127120107 isoform X3, producing the protein MLLLCFEEGNRASCLWERERILGLSFLLFPASRFYCFHFYLGKGSFHACSLFEASKDSFVCYRILLIMKMIKLRSACFMIPSTHLCLLKIFPPKAFGCRKSRGQSWELKIVILWLDYKFQRKIWSCLLPSVKSDVWQEHLCIFFHWCF; encoded by the exons ATGTTACTCTTATGCTTTGAAGAAGGAAACCGAGCAAGTTGTCTTTGGGAAAGGGAAAGGATTCTAGGTCTCTCGTTTTTACTGTTTCCAGCTTCTCGTTTTTACTGTTTCCATTTCTATTTGGGAAAGGGAAGCTTCCATGCATGTTCTCTCTTTGAAGCAAGCAAG GATTCTTTTGTATGCTACAGGAttcttttgatcatgaaaatG ATTAAGCTTCGGTCAGCGTGCTTCATGATTCCATCAACACATCTTTGTCTCCTAAAGATTTTTCCACCGAAAGCCTTCGGATGTAGAAAAAGTAGGGGTCAAAGCTGGGAGTTGAAGATTGTCATTTTGTGGCTGGATTATAA ATTTCAGAGGAAGATATGGAGTTGTCTTCTTCCCTCAGTGAAATCTGATGTTTGGCAGGAACACTTGTGTATCTTCTTTCATTGGTGTTTTTGA
- the LOC127120107 gene encoding uncharacterized protein LOC127120107 isoform X1, whose product MLLLCFEEGNRASCLWERERILGLSFLLFPASRFYCFHFYLGKGSFHACSLFEASKDSFVCYRILLIMKMIKLRSACFMIPSTHLCLLKIFPPKAFGCRKSRGQSWELKIVILWLDYKILLLDGANEGLVIVSYSRGVSFREPFKNQLMEFFRNTCG is encoded by the exons ATGTTACTCTTATGCTTTGAAGAAGGAAACCGAGCAAGTTGTCTTTGGGAAAGGGAAAGGATTCTAGGTCTCTCGTTTTTACTGTTTCCAGCTTCTCGTTTTTACTGTTTCCATTTCTATTTGGGAAAGGGAAGCTTCCATGCATGTTCTCTCTTTGAAGCAAGCAAG GATTCTTTTGTATGCTACAGGAttcttttgatcatgaaaatG ATTAAGCTTCGGTCAGCGTGCTTCATGATTCCATCAACACATCTTTGTCTCCTAAAGATTTTTCCACCGAAAGCCTTCGGATGTAGAAAAAGTAGGGGTCAAAGCTGGGAGTTGAAGATTGTCATTTTGTGGCTGGATTATAA AATTCTTCTTTTGGATGGGGCAAATGAGGGTTTGGTTATTGTGTCATATTCTCGCGGAGTGAGTTTTAGAGAACCTTTTAAAAACCAATTAATGGAGTTCTTCAGGAACACTTGTGGATGA
- the LOC127120107 gene encoding uncharacterized protein LOC127120107 isoform X7, with protein sequence MLLLCFEEGNRASCLWERERILGLSFLLFPASRFYCFHFYLGKGSFHACSLFEASKDSFVCYRILLIMKMEMCITTRSSGKLDVSILQLNDNLSVMLFEVRNL encoded by the exons ATGTTACTCTTATGCTTTGAAGAAGGAAACCGAGCAAGTTGTCTTTGGGAAAGGGAAAGGATTCTAGGTCTCTCGTTTTTACTGTTTCCAGCTTCTCGTTTTTACTGTTTCCATTTCTATTTGGGAAAGGGAAGCTTCCATGCATGTTCTCTCTTTGAAGCAAGCAAG GATTCTTTTGTATGCTACAGGAttcttttgatcatgaaaatG GAAATGTGTATTACTACAAGGTCTTCCGGGAAACTAGATGTCAGTATTTTACAGCTGAATGATAATCTTTCTGTTATGCTCTTTGAAGTGAGAAATCTTTAG
- the LOC127120107 gene encoding uncharacterized protein LOC127120107 isoform X6, with protein sequence MLLLCFEEGNRASCLWERERILGLSFLLFPASRFYCFHFYLGKGSFHACSLFEASKDSFVCYRILLIMKMIKLRSACFMIPSTHLCLLKIFPPKAFGCRKSRGQSWELKIVILWLDYK encoded by the exons ATGTTACTCTTATGCTTTGAAGAAGGAAACCGAGCAAGTTGTCTTTGGGAAAGGGAAAGGATTCTAGGTCTCTCGTTTTTACTGTTTCCAGCTTCTCGTTTTTACTGTTTCCATTTCTATTTGGGAAAGGGAAGCTTCCATGCATGTTCTCTCTTTGAAGCAAGCAAG GATTCTTTTGTATGCTACAGGAttcttttgatcatgaaaatG ATTAAGCTTCGGTCAGCGTGCTTCATGATTCCATCAACACATCTTTGTCTCCTAAAGATTTTTCCACCGAAAGCCTTCGGATGTAGAAAAAGTAGGGGTCAAAGCTGGGAGTTGAAGATTGTCATTTTGTGGCTGGATTATAA
- the LOC127120107 gene encoding uncharacterized protein LOC127120107 isoform X4 — MLLLCFEEGNRASCLWERERILGLSFLLFPASRFYCFHFYLGKGSFHACSLFEASKDSFVCYRILLIMKMIKLRSACFMIPSTHLCLLKIFPPKAFGCRKSRGQSWELKIVILWLDYKNTCG; from the exons ATGTTACTCTTATGCTTTGAAGAAGGAAACCGAGCAAGTTGTCTTTGGGAAAGGGAAAGGATTCTAGGTCTCTCGTTTTTACTGTTTCCAGCTTCTCGTTTTTACTGTTTCCATTTCTATTTGGGAAAGGGAAGCTTCCATGCATGTTCTCTCTTTGAAGCAAGCAAG GATTCTTTTGTATGCTACAGGAttcttttgatcatgaaaatG ATTAAGCTTCGGTCAGCGTGCTTCATGATTCCATCAACACATCTTTGTCTCCTAAAGATTTTTCCACCGAAAGCCTTCGGATGTAGAAAAAGTAGGGGTCAAAGCTGGGAGTTGAAGATTGTCATTTTGTGGCTGGATTATAA GAACACTTGTGGATGA